The following are from one region of the Aquirufa lenticrescens genome:
- the rpsM gene encoding 30S ribosomal protein S13 produces the protein MARIAGVDIPDKKRGEIALTYIFGIGRSTAQKILTKAAVSFDKKAGEWNDTEASAIRAIIAAEFKTEGQLKSEVQLNIKRLMDIGCYRGLRHRKGLPLRGQRTKNNSRTRKGRRKTVANKKKVTK, from the coding sequence ATGGCTCGTATTGCAGGGGTTGATATTCCCGACAAAAAAAGAGGAGAAATTGCGTTGACTTATATTTTCGGTATTGGTCGTAGCACTGCTCAAAAAATTTTAACGAAAGCTGCGGTTTCGTTTGACAAGAAAGCTGGTGAGTGGAACGATACGGAGGCTAGCGCTATCCGTGCGATCATCGCTGCTGAATTCAAAACGGAAGGTCAGTTGAAATCTGAGGTTCAATTGAACATCAAACGTTTGATGGACATCGGTTGCTACCGTGGATTACGTCACCGTAAAGGTCTTCCATTACGTGGTCAACGCACTAAGAACAACTCACGTACTCGTAAGGGTCGTAGAAAAACAGTTGCTAACAAGAAAAAAGTAACTAAATAA
- the rpsD gene encoding 30S ribosomal protein S4 — MARYTGPKSKIARRFGEAILGPSKALARKNYAPGMHGKGKRSKVSEYAVQLKEKQKVKYTYGILERQFENLFHKAAVKAGITGENLIKLCEARLDNTVYRLGIAPTRRAARQLVIHKHIIVDGEVVNVPSYSLRPGQLVGVRAKSKSLEVVSNSLAARSPKNFNWLEWDGVELVGKFVAMPERDQIPENFNEQAIVELYSK; from the coding sequence ATGGCTAGATACACAGGTCCCAAATCCAAGATTGCACGTCGTTTCGGTGAAGCAATTCTAGGTCCGAGCAAAGCATTAGCTCGTAAAAATTATGCACCAGGTATGCACGGTAAAGGAAAACGTTCTAAGGTTTCTGAATACGCAGTGCAATTGAAAGAAAAGCAAAAAGTAAAATACACATACGGTATTTTAGAACGCCAATTCGAAAACTTGTTCCACAAAGCTGCTGTTAAAGCAGGGATCACTGGTGAAAACTTGATCAAATTATGTGAAGCACGTTTAGACAACACGGTTTATCGTTTAGGTATTGCTCCTACACGTCGTGCAGCGCGTCAATTAGTTATTCACAAACACATCATTGTAGACGGCGAAGTAGTAAATGTGCCATCTTACTCTTTACGTCCAGGCCAATTAGTAGGTGTTCGTGCAAAATCAAAATCTCTAGAAGTAGTATCTAACTCTTTAGCAGCTCGTTCTCCTAAGAACTTCAACTGGTTAGAGTGGGATGGTGTTGAATTGGTAGGTAAATTTGTTGCTATGCCAGAAAGAGATCAGATTCCTGAAAACTTCAACGAACAAGCAATTGTCGAATTATACTCTAAGTAA
- the infA gene encoding translation initiation factor IF-1, with protein MAKQSSIEVDGIILEALSNAMFRVELENTHQVIAHISGKMRMHYIKILPGDKVKLEMSPYDLSKARIVYRYK; from the coding sequence ATGGCCAAACAGTCCTCGATAGAAGTAGACGGAATTATTTTGGAAGCTCTTTCGAACGCGATGTTTCGGGTAGAATTGGAAAATACGCACCAAGTCATTGCACACATTTCGGGCAAGATGCGGATGCACTACATCAAGATTTTACCAGGAGATAAGGTGAAGTTAGAGATGTCCCCTTATGATTTAAGTAAGGCTAGAATTGTTTACAGATACAAGTAA
- the rpsK gene encoding 30S ribosomal protein S11 translates to MAQAKRKDKAKKRVVVVEQNGQVHIKASFNNIIISITNSAGQVISWASAGKMGFRGSKKNTPYAAQMAASNCAAVAVEAGMKKAEVFVKGPGAGRESAIRTIQNSGIEVSIIKDITPMPHNGCRPPKRRRV, encoded by the coding sequence ATGGCACAAGCAAAAAGAAAAGATAAAGCGAAGAAGAGAGTAGTTGTCGTGGAACAAAACGGACAAGTACACATCAAAGCTTCCTTTAACAACATTATTATCTCCATTACTAACTCAGCAGGTCAAGTGATCTCTTGGGCATCAGCAGGAAAGATGGGTTTCCGTGGGTCTAAGAAAAACACTCCTTACGCAGCACAGATGGCAGCATCTAACTGCGCAGCGGTAGCTGTTGAAGCAGGAATGAAGAAAGCGGAGGTTTTCGTAAAAGGACCAGGAGCTGGACGTGAGTCTGCTATCCGTACTATCCAAAACTCAGGAATTGAAGTTTCTATCATCAAAGATATTACGCCAATGCCTCACAATGGATGTCGTCCTCCTAAACGTCGTCGCGTTTAA
- the map gene encoding type I methionyl aminopeptidase, with product MIYLKTPAELAIIQQNGEILGKCHAEVAKAIQPGVSTLALDKIAYEYIKDNAAHPSFLNYQVGSQKYAYSLCISVNDVVVHGLPGELILKEGDIISIDGGVYKNGYHADSAYTYAIGNVAEDVVQLLQRTKESLYLGLNQAAPGKRVGDIGFAVQSYTESFGYGVVRELVGHGVGKKLHESPEVPNYGRRGEGAKLKEGMVIAIEPMINLGKRQISVDKDGWTIRTQDRKPSAHFEHTVAVGKEGPIILTTFAPIEEVIKTSTVLLNI from the coding sequence ATGATTTATTTAAAGACACCCGCGGAATTAGCAATCATTCAACAGAATGGCGAAATCCTAGGGAAATGTCACGCTGAAGTTGCGAAGGCCATACAGCCGGGAGTTAGTACTTTGGCACTTGATAAAATCGCTTACGAATACATTAAGGATAATGCCGCGCATCCATCCTTTTTGAACTACCAAGTAGGAAGCCAAAAATACGCGTATTCTTTGTGTATTTCGGTGAACGATGTTGTGGTTCACGGTTTACCGGGGGAATTGATCCTGAAAGAGGGAGATATTATTTCGATAGACGGAGGAGTTTATAAAAATGGCTACCATGCCGATAGTGCTTATACCTATGCAATAGGGAATGTCGCTGAGGATGTAGTTCAATTGCTACAACGGACGAAAGAGTCCTTGTATTTAGGTTTGAATCAAGCCGCACCTGGCAAACGAGTAGGCGACATTGGTTTCGCCGTTCAATCTTACACGGAATCTTTTGGATACGGTGTGGTGAGAGAGCTTGTGGGTCACGGAGTAGGTAAGAAGCTTCACGAAAGCCCTGAGGTACCTAATTATGGCCGCCGCGGGGAAGGAGCTAAGTTGAAAGAAGGAATGGTCATTGCGATCGAACCGATGATTAACTTAGGAAAGCGTCAAATCTCAGTAGATAAGGATGGTTGGACTATCCGAACACAAGATCGCAAGCCAAGTGCTCACTTTGAACACACGGTTGCGGTAGGGAAAGAAGGCCCCATTATTTTGACGACCTTCGCTCCGATTGAAGAAGTGATTAAAACATCAACAGTATTGTTGAATATATAA
- the ykgO gene encoding type B 50S ribosomal protein L36: MKVKASIKKRSADCKVIRRHGKLYVINKKNPKFKQRQG, from the coding sequence ATGAAAGTTAAAGCATCTATCAAAAAACGTAGTGCAGATTGCAAAGTAATCCGTCGTCACGGAAAGCTTTACGTAATCAACAAGAAGAATCCTAAGTTCAAACAAAGACAAGGATAA